The Niallia circulans nucleotide sequence AACCGATAAAATTGCTCAAAAATACGGTCCAGCTTTTCACGTTCAATTGGATAGCCCTTATTACTGAATTGAATCACTGCATTATCTTCCTCGTGCTTAACGGAAATAACAATTTCACTGTTTTCCAAGCTATAATGCACGGCATTGCTAACAAGATTGTCAAACACTCTCTGGATTTTCTCCGCATCACAAACAATCTCCATATTTTTACTGCCTTCAAGCCGATAGGTTAAGTTCTTAGCTGTTAGTACCGGCTGAAACTCAAACATCAGCTGCTCGAGCATGAAGGACACATTCACTTTGCTATAATTTAACGGTATCGTCGATAAATTAAAACGGGTTATCTCAAAAAACTCATTAATTAGATCGTCTAAGCGTTCTGCATTATTCATCGTAACATGGATAAACCTTTGATACATCTCATCTGAAATATTCTTTTCATCCCTCAGCAGCGTCAAATAACCAATTATAGAGGAGATTGGTGTTTTTAAGTCATGTGCAAGATAAACAATTAAATCATTCTTTCGCTGCTCAGCTTCCTTTGCCACACGCTCTTTTTCCTTCAACTCGAAACGCATTCTTTCCAAACCTGCTTCCGCATCCCTTAAAATGGGCGGAAGCTGTAATTCTTTTTTATCCTCGAGTGTGATTGCTTCTAAATTCGCTGACAAGACAGCCAAATACCTTATCAACTGTCTGCGTTGAATCAATAAAATGATAAATACACAAGCAGCAAATAAACTTGGTGCAAATACCAATAAACGGTTACTTAACCAGTTAATCGTATCTCCCAATGAACCAGCTAGCCCTTGTGCATCGTTTAAACTAACTAGAATAAAAGACAAAAGAAAAATAATAACAAAACAAGAAAGGGTCATGATAATAAAGCGTACTGCTAGGTAATTGGAAATTTTCGCAACGTTTGCTTTCTTATTCAACTTTATATCCCACTCCCCAAACTGTTTTAACATATTTCGGCTTTTTTACAGGTTCCTTCAGCTTCTCACGCAGCCTGGCAATATGAGCCATAACCGTATTGTTATTTTCTATAAACTTCTCTCCCCAAACCTTCTCAAAAAGCTCCTCAGAGGAGATAACCTTCCCCTGATTTTCGGATAAGCACCATAAAATAGAAAACTCTATTGGAGTTAACTCGATAGGCTCACCAAATAAGGAACAGGTATGTGTAGCTTTATTAATTTTCAAGCCTCTAATATCATATTCATCCACTTCTTTAACACTAACTGCCTTTTCATTATATCGCTTATACCTCCGCAATTGAGTTTTGACTCTTGCCACTACCTCAAGTGGGTTAAAGGGCTTCGTCATATAATCATCTGCGCCAATTGTCAGTCCTGTTATTTTATCAATATCCTCGATTTTAGCTGTTAACATAATAATCGGATAAAAATAGTGCTCGCGGATTTTTTTACATAGCTCAAACCCGTTTAATCCTGGCACCATAACATCCAATATTGCTAAATCATATTCCGTTTTCTCGATACTCTCTAATGCATCCTGTCCATTATTATAGGTGTCAACAACATAGCCTTGATCACTCAGGTAAATTTCCAATAAGTTAGAAATATCCTCTTCATCTTCAACAAGCAATATTTTTTGATTCACTTTAAAATCCCCTTTAATACAGTTTATATAGTTTCTAATTTTGTATTTTTGTAGTTTATTACCTTTTTAATAGTATACATTAACTTGCGTTCTACCAAGAAGGAAAACTCGATGGACTTTTTCTTCATTTAGAATTAGGTTTTTAGCAGTGAGGCTGGGATTGTTGCGGGATTAATCACTACTTCTTCAGACAATGCCTGAGATGGCGTAATTTTTCTTTGCAGACTTTTCATATTTTTGATGTCCTGCACCTTGGACATGTTCCTATATAAAATAGTAATTCCCACCCTTAAATTCTTTACCACACTAAAAACATAATTGAAATTATCAAATAATAGTGTTACAATACTGTAGTCTTCTAACATATTAGCAGACTAAAGCAAAATGCAATTATACTTAATTAAAGGTGGTCTATATAATATGAAACGTTTATTAACTATGATTCTATTAGTGGCTGCGGTTTTCTCGATCGTTGCTGGTTGTTCTAAGTCATCTTCAAAAGATGATGATACATTGGTAATTGGAATTGATGATAAGTTTGCTCCGATGGGATTCCGTGATGAGAATAATGAAATTGTCGGCTTTGACATTGATTATGCGAAGGCTGCTGCTGAGAAGATGGACATGAAGGTTGAGTTTCAACCGATTGACTGGGAAACGAAAGAGTCTGAGCTAAGCAGTGGACGTATTGACCTTATATGGAATGGGTACACGATTACAGATGAGCGTAAGAAAAAGGTTCTTTTCTCGAAGCCTTATTTGAAAAATGCACAGGTTGTTGTGACTCTTGCTGATTCAAAGGTTACTAAACTAGCTGATTTAGAAGGAAAAGTGGTTGGTCTTCAATCTTTATCTTCTGCAGCAGATGCACTTGATGCTGATCCGATTAAATCTAAAATTAAAACTGTAACAGAGTTCTCCGATAATGTTTCTGCATTAAATGACTTGAAAAATGGCCGTTTGGATGCGGTAGTTATTGATGAGATTGTAATTGATTACTATATGACGAAAGAGGAGGGTTCATTTAAGATTCTTGATGAGTCTCTTGCTCCAGAGGAATATGGTGTTGGTGTGAAAAAAGGAAATGAAGAGCTGCTTGAAAAGCTGCAAAAAGCTCTTGATGAGATGAATGAGGACGGCACTGCTGCTGAAATCTCTGATAAGTGGTTTGGCGACGATATCATAATAAAATAATAACCAATTTTAAGATGATGCAGGATTTCCATTAGGGGAATCCTGTATTGTGTTCGGAGGTAACCCTTTATGTCTTTTGATTATATTAAATCCATCACGATGCCTCTCCTTGAAGGGGCACAGATGACAGTTCTATTGTTTATCATTGCCATCGTGGTTTCGATACCGCTTGGTTTTCTATTAACACTTGCTGTAAGAAGCAGCTTCAAGCCTCTTTCTTGGTTTGCTCAAGGCTATATTTACATCCTGCGCGGCACACCGCTGTTGCTGCAGCTTCTGTTTATCTGTTTTGGTTTGCCGATGCTTCCTGTAGTTGGTGAGTATTTGGTATTAGATCGCTTTGTTGCTGCTTGTTTAGGATTTATCTTAAATTATGCTGCTTATTTTGCGGAAATTTTCCGAGGCGGACTTATTGCTATTGATAAAGGTCAATACGAAGCATCACAAGTGCTTGGCTTGAATAAATTCCAAACGTTGCGCAAGATAATTCTTCCGCAAATGTTCCGCATTGCCTTACCTGCTGTTGCTAACGAATCTGTTACACTCGTTAAGGATACTGCACTGCTTTATGCCGTGGCTGTACCGGAATTGCTGCACTTTGCGCAAGCGGCTGTAAATCGCGACTTTTCGATTGCTCCGTTTGTAGTTGCAGGTGTCATCTATTTAATTATGACACTATTACTAACGATTATCTTTAAATGGCTCGAACGCCGATTCAAATTTGAATAAGAAGGAGTTGGTGAGCATGGCTATTATTGAAATCTCCAACCTGAAAAAATCATATGGTAATCTCGAAGTATTAAAGCAGATTACATTTAATGTTAATAAAAATGAAGTAGTCGCAGTCATTGGTCCGTCTGGATCTGGGAAAAGTACGATGCTGCGCAGTCTTGTTAATCTTGAACAAATCGACAACGGCAATATATGTGTTAGCGGTAATTATTTAGTGAAAGATGGAGCTTACGTTAAACCGCAAGAGATTAAACAAATCACCAGCAGAATGGGCATGGTTTTCCAGCATTTCAACCTTTTCCCGCATTTAACTGTAAGAGAGAATCTAGAACTTGCTCCGAAAACAGTGAAAAAGGAAGATTCCAAAGAAATTCACCGCAGAAGCAGTGAACTATTGGAGAAAATCGGACTAACTGCATGGGCAGATTCATTCCCAGCAAAACTGTCAGGCGGGCAGAAACAACGGGTTGCCATTGCAAGGGCTCTTATGATGAACCCAGAAATCATGTTATTTGATGAGCCAACTTCGGCACTTGACCCTGAGCTGACTGGCGAGGTATTACAGGTGATGAAGGACCTTGCTCAAGAAAACATGACGATGATTGTCGTAACACATGAGATGGGCTTTGCTAGAGAAGTTGCAGACAGAGTCGTTTTCATGGACAACGGAGAAATTGTGGAGTCTGGTGCTCCTGCAGAACTGTTTACAAATCCACAGTTTGAACGCACTAAAGCTTTCTTAAACCGCAGTTTGAAATAACAGCAAAGAAGAAACCACCCACAAAGGAGGTTTCTTTTTTTTTATAACTATTTATTATTTTTAACCCACTCAATGATTTCCTCTATATTATCTTCCAGATCAATTGCGACAGTACCATCTTCCGGTATTTGACTTAACCCGTTTTCCAGTTCATTTATTTTAGCGCTTAATTCCGCTAAGCTTGAATCTGCACCCTTCTTTTTTGCCTTTTCCATCAGTTCGATGAATTGCGCGTCTTCCTCTAGCTCACCAACGAGACTCCATAATTCATGAAGCACTGTTTCTAATTTTACTGCTGATTGCTGTACCTTTTGTAGTGTTGCGATTGTAGTTTCCATATGTATTCCTTCCTTGTTTAAGACTAGTAAGTATATATAGAATATCTCTTTCTAGCAGTTATTACAAATAATTCTCGATTCTTAGCTGTTTCGATTTTCTTTTAAAAAGGTATATATATAGTACACAGAAACAATTTCATAGGGAGGTCCTAATCATGTCATTGTCCATATTACAAAAAATCACTTTAATTCTAAGCATCATCGGTGCCATCAACTGGGGCTCAATCGGCTTCTTCCAATTTGATCTTGTCGCAGCCATCTTCGGCGGAGAGGATGCGGGCATGGCGAGATTTATCTTTATTCTTGTTGGAATCTCAGGTCTTATTAGCATCAGTATTTTAAATAATAGCAGAACAAACCTGGAAGCTGGTCGCAGCTATACTACAAATCACTAATGTTTTCGGAGCTGGTATACTTGCCAGCTCCTTTTCATGCATTTATGCAAAAAGACATCCAACTGGATGTCTGATTTTTTATATGTATTAACGAACTTCTAATGCCTCTTCATTCGTAACTGGTCCGTCCATTTCATTGATGATTTCAAGCATTTCTGCTCTGAGCTCTTCCCACTCGTTAAGTGGCAGTGCTACAATTTTTTTCCCGTTAGCATTCTCATTTACTCTTTGTGCTTGATCAATCCAACGCCAAACTTGAAATAAAAATTGTCTATCCTTCATTATTGCATCTCCTTTATAGTTAATGTCTCCTACTATATACAATAATTCTTTGCA carries:
- a CDS encoding sensor histidine kinase, which encodes MNKKANVAKISNYLAVRFIIMTLSCFVIIFLLSFILVSLNDAQGLAGSLGDTINWLSNRLLVFAPSLFAACVFIILLIQRRQLIRYLAVLSANLEAITLEDKKELQLPPILRDAEAGLERMRFELKEKERVAKEAEQRKNDLIVYLAHDLKTPISSIIGYLTLLRDEKNISDEMYQRFIHVTMNNAERLDDLINEFFEITRFNLSTIPLNYSKVNVSFMLEQLMFEFQPVLTAKNLTYRLEGSKNMEIVCDAEKIQRVFDNLVSNAVHYSLENSEIVISVKHEEDNAVIQFSNKGYPIEREKLDRIFEQFYRLDDSRSTRNGGAGIGLAIAKQIIEQHHGTISAESAGQNISFTVSLPLS
- the vanR gene encoding VanR-ABDEGLN family response regulator transcription factor; this encodes MNQKILLVEDEEDISNLLEIYLSDQGYVVDTYNNGQDALESIEKTEYDLAILDVMVPGLNGFELCKKIREHYFYPIIMLTAKIEDIDKITGLTIGADDYMTKPFNPLEVVARVKTQLRRYKRYNEKAVSVKEVDEYDIRGLKINKATHTCSLFGEPIELTPIEFSILWCLSENQGKVISSEELFEKVWGEKFIENNNTVMAHIARLREKLKEPVKKPKYVKTVWGVGYKVE
- a CDS encoding amino acid ABC transporter substrate-binding protein, with translation MKRLLTMILLVAAVFSIVAGCSKSSSKDDDTLVIGIDDKFAPMGFRDENNEIVGFDIDYAKAAAEKMDMKVEFQPIDWETKESELSSGRIDLIWNGYTITDERKKKVLFSKPYLKNAQVVVTLADSKVTKLADLEGKVVGLQSLSSAADALDADPIKSKIKTVTEFSDNVSALNDLKNGRLDAVVIDEIVIDYYMTKEEGSFKILDESLAPEEYGVGVKKGNEELLEKLQKALDEMNEDGTAAEISDKWFGDDIIIK
- a CDS encoding amino acid ABC transporter permease, whose protein sequence is MSFDYIKSITMPLLEGAQMTVLLFIIAIVVSIPLGFLLTLAVRSSFKPLSWFAQGYIYILRGTPLLLQLLFICFGLPMLPVVGEYLVLDRFVAACLGFILNYAAYFAEIFRGGLIAIDKGQYEASQVLGLNKFQTLRKIILPQMFRIALPAVANESVTLVKDTALLYAVAVPELLHFAQAAVNRDFSIAPFVVAGVIYLIMTLLLTIIFKWLERRFKFE
- a CDS encoding amino acid ABC transporter ATP-binding protein; the encoded protein is MAIIEISNLKKSYGNLEVLKQITFNVNKNEVVAVIGPSGSGKSTMLRSLVNLEQIDNGNICVSGNYLVKDGAYVKPQEIKQITSRMGMVFQHFNLFPHLTVRENLELAPKTVKKEDSKEIHRRSSELLEKIGLTAWADSFPAKLSGGQKQRVAIARALMMNPEIMLFDEPTSALDPELTGEVLQVMKDLAQENMTMIVVTHEMGFAREVADRVVFMDNGEIVESGAPAELFTNPQFERTKAFLNRSLK
- a CDS encoding DUF378 domain-containing protein, giving the protein MSILQKITLILSIIGAINWGSIGFFQFDLVAAIFGGEDAGMARFIFILVGISGLISISILNNSRTNLEAGRSYTTNH